The following nucleotide sequence is from Bradyrhizobium roseum.
TGTCCAAGAGCTATGACGTCGATGGCAAGATCGTGCCTGTCATCGGCGATCTCAGCCTGTCGCTGGACAAGGGCGAGATCGTCAGCATCGTCGGTCCGTCGGGTTGCGGAAAAACCACGCTGCTGAACACGCTGTGCGGATTGATCGCGCCGGATGCCGGTCGTATCAGATGGTACGGCCGCGAGCTGTCCGGTCAGCCGCAGAACGTCGGCTACATGCTGCAGAAGGACCTGCTGCTGCCGTGGCGTACCGCGCTCGACAACGTCATGCTGGGCCTGGAAATACGCGGTGTCGCCGCCAGCGAAGCGCACGATCGCAGCCGGGCGATGCTGGATCGACTGGGGCTTCATGGTTTTGCGGATCATTATCCTTCCACGCTGTCCGGCGGCATGCGTCAGCGCGTGGCGCTGGCGCGCACGCTGGTGAATGAGCCCGCTGTTCTGCTGTTCGACGAGCCGTTCGCGTCGCTGGATTTCCAGAACAAGTTGCTGATCGAAGGCGATACGGCAAAGCTGGTGCGCGAAGGTGGCCGGTCGCTGCTGCTGATCACGCACGATATCGAGGAAGCCGTATCGCTGGCCGACCGCGTCATCGTTCTTTCGAAGCGCCCGACCCGGGTCAAGGCTGTCTACGACATCGATCTCGGCGGCGACCGAACCGACATGATGGCGGCACGCGATAGCGATAATTTCAGCAGTTACGTTCGGCAGATATGGGCCGATCTCGATGTCGTGCTGCAATGAAGGCGGACACGAGGGACGAGATCAGGCCGGACATTCGGGCTGGCGCCAATCCGGAAAAGCCACGGGGCAGTTCCCGATGGACGAAGCTGCGTGCGACATTGCTGATCCTGGCGACGCAGGTCGTGCTGCTGGCCTTGCTGCTCGGCTTCTGGGAACGCGCCACGGCCACCGACAAGCAGGCCGCCTTCATGTTCGGATCGCCGTCGGCGATCCTGGGCTTTCTCGCCCAGATGTCTCGCGACGGGAGCCTGTGGCGCGATACCTATGTCACCGGGCTCGAGACGCTGCTTGGATTTGCCATCGGGAATTTTTTTGGCACGTTGATCGGGTTGCTGCTCTGGTATTCCCGCTTCGTGTCACGTGTCGTCGAACCGTTCGTCATCGCGCTCGGATCGATTCCGATCATCGCGCTCGCGCCCATCATCATCATCTGGTTCGGGACCGGGCTCATCTCCAAAGTCGCGATGTCAACGTTGTCGGTGATCATCGTCGCGCTGGTGACGTCCTACAAGGGCGCGACCGGCGTGGACCCCGACCAGATCAACCTCATGAGGACGCTGGGCGCGTCCAAGTTTCAGATTTTTCGAAAGCTCGTCGTGCCGGCATCGCTCACCGACATCTTCGCCGGACTGAAGTTGACGGTCGGCTTTGCGCTGATCGGGGCGATCGTCGGCGAATTCATGTCGTCCTCCGAGGGGTTGGGGCACGCCATCTTCAAGGCCGGCTCGCTTTACGTCATTCCGAAGGTGTTCGCAGCGCTGGTCGCGACCATCGCGCTGGCGTTGCTGTTGACGTTCCTCGTCGGACGGATCGAGCGCCTTTTGATGCCCTGGCGCCGGATTCGGTAGAGCATGATCCGGAAAAGTGGGTACCGGTTTCTCCGAAAAGTTCATGCTCACATCAAAGAAATAGAGCCGCATCAGTATTCAAGCAGGAGAGGATGAACATGTCGAAGCGTGTCAGCAAGGCCGGAAACATCAAGTACGCGCTCTCCGGGAACGACAAGTTCGTGGCGAGCGTCGAGCCTGGCGAGACATTCGTCGTCGAATGCGCGATCAACGCCAACGACGGTACGATCCGTCATCTCGGCCAGCAGTTGACGGAAGCGGACGTCACCATGCCCTTCGTCAACGGGGCAACGGGACCGATCGAAGTCCGCGGTGCAAAGGCCGGCGACATGCTCAAGGTCGAGATCCTCAAAATGGAGCTCGACAATCTTGGCTTCACGGCACTCTGGCCGGGTATCGGCATGTTTCCGGATTGGGTGCGGCGCAAGGAATTCGGCATCCAGACCCGTGTCGTCGAGGTCAAGGACGATCTCGTTCACTGGAACGAGCATGTCAAGCTGCCCGTGAAGCCGATGATCGGCGTCATCGGCGTTGCGCCGGTTCATGGCGCGGTTCTGACCGTCGACAACGGCACGCACGGCGGCAATCTCGATGTTCAGGAGATCACCACCGGAAACACCGTGATGCTGCGCGTCAACGCGGAGGGCGCCCATCTGTTTCTCGGCGATTGCCATGCGATCCAGGGGGACGGAGAGGCCAATGGCATGGGCGCGATCGAGATCGCGGCAACGCTCACCGTCAAGGTCTCCTTGCAGAAGGCG
It contains:
- a CDS encoding ABC transporter ATP-binding protein yields the protein MMSEASRDAASTVVGTGARPSEVFPLVVDRVSKSYDVDGKIVPVIGDLSLSLDKGEIVSIVGPSGCGKTTLLNTLCGLIAPDAGRIRWYGRELSGQPQNVGYMLQKDLLLPWRTALDNVMLGLEIRGVAASEAHDRSRAMLDRLGLHGFADHYPSTLSGGMRQRVALARTLVNEPAVLLFDEPFASLDFQNKLLIEGDTAKLVREGGRSLLLITHDIEEAVSLADRVIVLSKRPTRVKAVYDIDLGGDRTDMMAARDSDNFSSYVRQIWADLDVVLQ
- a CDS encoding ABC transporter permease, whose protein sequence is MKADTRDEIRPDIRAGANPEKPRGSSRWTKLRATLLILATQVVLLALLLGFWERATATDKQAAFMFGSPSAILGFLAQMSRDGSLWRDTYVTGLETLLGFAIGNFFGTLIGLLLWYSRFVSRVVEPFVIALGSIPIIALAPIIIIWFGTGLISKVAMSTLSVIIVALVTSYKGATGVDPDQINLMRTLGASKFQIFRKLVVPASLTDIFAGLKLTVGFALIGAIVGEFMSSSEGLGHAIFKAGSLYVIPKVFAALVATIALALLLTFLVGRIERLLMPWRRIR
- a CDS encoding acetamidase/formamidase family protein, yielding MSKRVSKAGNIKYALSGNDKFVASVEPGETFVVECAINANDGTIRHLGQQLTEADVTMPFVNGATGPIEVRGAKAGDMLKVEILKMELDNLGFTALWPGIGMFPDWVRRKEFGIQTRVVEVKDDLVHWNEHVKLPVKPMIGVIGVAPVHGAVLTVDNGTHGGNLDVQEITTGNTVMLRVNAEGAHLFLGDCHAIQGDGEANGMGAIEIAATLTVKVSLQKAPSRLNHPRIETPTHICTLGCAKPLEDAMRLAFEEMIYWLEEEYKIPASEGYMLLGQIAEARCTQVVNPKYTYICKVNKSVIAKYFG